GATGCCGAAATTTTCGGAGGGGATGATCTTGTCATTATCTCCCCAGCGGAGCTTTTCGTCGGCGGTTTGGGTCATGCGGGGTATGTTGGGGCCGTAGACATCGGCATCCAAAAGACCCACCGTGAATCCTTTCTGGGCCAGAGCTATGGCCAGGTTGACCGAAACGGTGCTCTTGCCCACACCGCCTTTGCCGCTGGTGACGGCGATAACACGCTTGGCATAGGGGGCGCGGTTGTTGGGGTTGGCGGTGTGACCGTAATTTATATCTTTTTTCTTCGCCATCGCTTTGCGCCTGACCTCTACGGTACCGCCGAAGAGATCGGTGATACGGCGGAGCAAAATTTCGTAAGCTTCGTCGTTATGCATCGAGAGAGTGATGGCGGGCCGGTTCCCTTCCGTTTCGATGCTCTCGACAATTTTCAGATCGACGATCGATTTGTCAAGGCCCGGGTACTGGACGTTTTCCAGAGCATTGAGTATCTCTTCTTTATTCATAGGGATTGCTCCTCATCTCCCGCTGCAGAAGCATTGCAGTGGAGCGGGCTTTCTGTATCCATGTCTGGATAAGCGGCGCTGCGGTCGGAAACGCCTGCGCCAACGTCTGATAGCTCTTTATCCGCTCCTGAAGCAGCTGGATGAATGCCTGCAACATGGCTGGCTTCATGTCGTTGTCGTAGGCATGCTGCATAATCTGCTTCAAAAGGGCTGTCCGCTCTTTCAGAGGCAGTTGCAGGCCGAGACTCTTTCCGACCTTTACGATGTCGGCGTTGGTGATATAGACGCCGGAGTAGAAGAGCGCCATCAACTGACGCTCGACTCCCTCGTAGGCGGGAGGAAGAGGATCGTTATACCGTGGGTGCTTCATTCTGCCACCTCTCTTTTCTCAAGATTCGTCCGGGCCGCCTTGGCCACGTTTTCATCGGTGTCGTTCATCAGCTTTTCAAGAAGTTCGATGGGCGCGGAGGGGTTTTCGGCAATGCGCATGCGCACCATTCTATCCGAATCGTCGGCAAGAATCTTCAGGAGTTTCGGCGGCGTGGTCGGGTTACCCGAGAGTCCGTCGCGGACAATCTTTTCGTCGCCAAACAGTGACTGCAGTACCGTTGCCGGCGTATTCGGATTGGTGGCGACAAGTGCCCGGACGAGATTGACCTCGTCACCGGCGAGTTTTGCGAGGACTTCCGCGGGAGTGTGGGGGTTTTTCGCAACCGCCCAGCGGCTGCCCATGTCTTCGACTTTTGAGAGTTCGACGAGAAGTTCGACCATGAGAGGGCTTCCCTCTTTTTCCCGGTCATAGACGGAGGTGCGCAGGCTCAGATTCATGGCCACTTGGCCGACAACCTCCATATCATCCCTGTAGGCTTCAAAAATCTCTTTTACCTCTTCAAGAGGTGCTGTTTTGTCTTCGAGACGTTCGATAGCTTCATCTTTGTTTCGTTTCATATTTTGTATGCCCTTTGGTTCTGGTAGATTACGAACTTTATGGTATCAGAAAGAGAGAAATGGCGTCAATAATTTTACCCACAACCGCTTCAAAAGAGGCACGAAGGCGAATACAAAAATAACTTTTTATAATTTCGTCAAAAAAAATTGCAAGGTTCATCATGAAAATTGCACAAAAGCCCCCCCGATACCGTTTTATGATGAATAGAAGTGAAAAAAAATGGGATTTTTTTTGTTTTCAGTTACGATTAAGAGCACGGCGCCTACAATGAGAATGTATCGGAAAATTCCGAAATATCGGCTATTCGCCGTGTTAAACAATCTTATAAGGAGTGGTAATGAAGCAGTGGTTCAAGACGCTTTGTTTTGCGTCTCTCTTTTCTGCCTCTGTCGTGATGGGGGCCGAAAAGATCACGATTCAGCCCGAGGAAGCGATCAAGCTCATCGGCAAACCGGGCTATGTATTTGTCTGCGGCGACAGCGAAACGGCCTATGAGGGCGGTCACATCAAAGGAGCGCGGGAGATGTATGCCCACCATCTGCACCATGCGGACATCATGGGCAACCTCCATTGCGAGCCGCTGTATCAGTGTCCCGAACACGCTGAGCACTATATCAGCAGCAAAGGGATCAAAAACAGTGATGTGATCATCGCCTATGACAATTGGCGCGGTCCCAATGCCACCGGTGTCTACAGCTTTTTCAAATCGTTCGGTCACGAAAAGGTTTATGTGCTCGACGGTGGTCAGGACGGCATCAAGGCGCTCGACCCGAACCAGAAGATCTACAACGATTTGAAGATGAAAAGCCGAAAGCTGAAACGGGCAGCCCGAAAAGCGAAAAAAGCGGGAGACAAGGCCAAAGCTGCCGAATTGAAAGCGAAAGTCAAAGAGCTGAAAGCCCAGATGAAGCAGCTTGAGCCGAAACTGTTGGTGCAGCGCGGCAAAGAACCGCACTGGGAGCATACCCACTACAAGATTGAAAAGAGCAAAATCCGGCCCGAAATGCTTGCGACGACCGAAGAGGTCTATCGCGCCATGCAGGATATCCTCAAAAATGGCAACAAAAGCAAGTACGTCATCATCGATACCAGGAGCATGATCGAGATCATCGGGGAGCGCAAAATGGACAATGTCGCCCGTGGGGGGCATATCCCCGGTGCCAAGTTCATCGAATGGAAAAAAGTTACCGATTTCGACCGCAAAAAGAGCTTCCGCACAAAAGAGGAGCTTAAAAAGATGTTTGAAAGCAATGGCGTGACGCCCGACAAGACAGTTTACGCTTACTGCCAGGTAGGCGCGGGACGGGGGTCGGAAATCATTACTGCGCTCGAACTTCTCGGTTACAAAAATGTCAAAGTCTATTCCGGCGCATGGGATACCTGGGGCAACAATATGAATCTGCCGATTCGACGCTAAGGGAGAGAAAATGGTAAACAACAAACGACGAGATTTTCTTAAATTTTCAGGGGTGACGGCGGCTTTGGTCGCGTCACAGGGAAGCCTGTTTGCGAAAACGGGTGTCATTTCTGTGGAAAACGGCAAAAGCAACTATCCCAACACGACCTATACCGAAGAGATGTATCGCAACGAGTTCAGCTTTACCCGTGGCAAGAAAGAGGATACAGGATTCGCCTATCACTGTGTCAACTGCCAGGGCAACTGTGCCTGGGAAGTTTGGTCACACAACGGTGTCGTAACCCGGGAGAACCAATCGGCCCGCTACCCTTCCATCAATGCGAAGATTCCCGACTTCAACCCCCGGGGATGCAACAAGGGTGTCCAGCACTCCCAAATCATGTACGAGAAAGACCGCATTCTCTATCCGATGAAGCGTGTCGGCGAGCGTGGCGAAGGCAAATGGAAGCGTATTAGCTGGGACGAGGCGGCGACGGAAGTGGCCGAAAAGATTTTCGAGGTCATGACCGATCCCGATCGCGGTCCCGACAAGCTGATGGTTCATGCCGGTACGGGACTTCTTACCGAAGGACGCCGCGGTGCGCCGCTGCGATTCTCCACGCAACTGGGTGCGGTACGCATCTACCCCGCTTCCTACCTGGGAGACATGTTCTCCGGTGCGGCTGTCGCCTACGGCGAAGGCAACGTCGGCGGAACCTACGACTTCATGTACAATGTGGACACCTCCATCTTCTGGGGCGGCAATCCGTCGGTTTCCCGCATCCCCGATGCCCACTTCGTCTGGGAGGGTAAATACAACGGCGCGAAAGTCATCATCATCACGCCGGAGTTCAACGCATCGGCCAAATCGGCAGACCTCTGGATCCCGGTCAAGGCAGGAAGCGACAACATCCTTGCCATGAGCGTTATCAACGTAATCCTCAAAGAGAAGCTCTACAAGCCGGGCTTCATGAAGATTTTCACCGACCTGCCGTTCCTCGTGCGTCTGGACAACCAGAAACTGCTTCGTCGCTCCGATATGGAACATGCCAAAAACGAGGAGGAGGAAGAGAAGTTCGAGGAAGAGTTCTACGCGATCAATGCCAAAACAGGCAAGCCGGTTTTAATGCCCGGTACCGAAGGAAGCGAGCACAAGACGCTGCGTATCGAAGAGTTTGGAATCGATCCGGAACTTGAAGGAACATGGAGCGTCAAGCTGGCCAACGGCGAGACGGTCAAGGTTACGACGGTTTTTGAAATGCTGAAAAAATCGGCGGCACGCTTCTCTCCCGAGAGGACGAAGCACATTACCGGTGTGCATCCTGACATTGTCCGTGAATTGGCTCACGACATCGCGAAGCCCAAAGTGGTCACCATTACCACCGGTTTCTCGCTCAACAAGTATTTCAACGGCATGATGACGATCTGGAACATCTCTTCCATCTGCGGCCTTACCGGACGGATGGGGCCCTATGGCGGTCTCAACACGGAAAACGAATTCAGCCTCAGCGGTCTGGGTGCGCTCAGCGGCTTCGGCGGCAAATACAAGCCGCGATTCGGTTCCGGTTTCGTCGGCGAGTTTGTTTTCGGCGACGGCCTCAAGACGTTCGATCAGTATTTCAGCGACGAAGATGTCCGACGCGCCCAAAACGGCATGAGCAAGAAAGATTATATGGAGATCGTTCAAAGCCTCCTGAAAGAGGGTGAAAACAACAAAGGAAATCTCGAATCGCATCATGGCAACGTGGTCAAACCCTGGTGGCAGCCCGAAGTTGCTCTTATCGTGGCAGATTCCAAATTCCGCCGCAACAAGGGTAGCAAATACCGTGAAGCCTTCCTGAAGAAGACCAAGTTTTTCGCCTACGTCGATTTCCGTATGTCGGAAGCAGCGGTTTATGCGGATATTCTGTTGCCGGCCAAGTCGCATTACGAAGTTTACGACCTGCGTACGTCACCGGGTTACCACCGTTTCACCAACCTGGCACAGCCGATTGCCAATATGAAACCTGTGGGCGAAGCGAAAGACGAGTGGAGCATGTTCGCACTGCTTGCCAAGAAGCTCGAAGAGGTGGCCAACCGACCCGAAAACAAAGACAAAGCGAAAGTGCCCGACAGCAAGGCCTACTGCCGGACGGGATTCCGCGACCTGGCCAATTTCCACAAAGAGTACACCAATACAGATGAGGAGTCCGAAGCGGCGGCAGAACCCTATCTGGGTACCGACAAACTTGCGGTGCAGGCGGCACTCGAAAAATGTGAACAGTACGAACCGTGGACGATGGAGAAGATGTACAAGGCGGGCGGCTTCCTGCAGCTGAACGAAAAAGCGGGCAAATTGTCGCCTCTTTATGCGGACCGACCCTATTACACGTTCGAAAATACACTCTACAAGTTCGAGCGTCTCGAAACGATCAGCGGTCGCCAGACATTCTATGTCGACCATCCGATGTTCATCAAACTGGGTGCGGCAACCAACACGGGCATGGAGGGCATCCGGCCGGTTGGCGGAAGATATCCGTTCGTCCTGATGACACCCCACGCACGCTGGTCGATCCACTCCAACTACAAACAGAGCCGCATCCTGCAGCGTCTACAGCGGGGTGTTCCCTATGTTCAGGTCAACCGCGTGGTGGCCGAGAAGAAGGGAATCAAAGATGGCGATACGATTCGCGTCTTCAACAATCTTGGCGAGTTTTACGCCATGGCGAAAGTCTCCAGCTCCTGCCCACCGGACGGTCTGGTTATGGAGCACGGCTGGGAGCCCTATATGTACAAATTCAAGAAGGGTCACAACGAGGTCGTCCCGACGGCACTCAACCTGCTCGAGATGGCAGATGGATGGGGCCACCTGAAATTCGGCGGCCTCTGGGATGGCAACCAGTATGCGTACGATGGTGCGATCGACTTTGAAAAAGCAAATGTGTAAGGTAGGAGAGCAGTATGTCTAAACGACAATTAGCAATGGTAATGGATTTGAACAAATGTATCGGATGCCAGACCTGTACCGTCGCATGTAAAACGCAATGGACCAACCGTAACGGCCGCGAATACATGTATTGGAACAACGTCGAGACCTATCCGGGGTCCGGTTATCCGAAGAACTGGATGGAGCTTGGCGGCGGATTCGACGCAGCGGGCGACCTGCAGGCCGGCATCGTCCCCAACATCGAAGCCGATTACGGTGTGCCGTGGGACTACAACCACGACGAATTGCAGTTCGGAGCACAGCTCAAGCCGAATGTGGAGCCGACATGGGGGCCAAACTGGGACGAAGACGAGGGAGAAGGGAACTTCCCGAACGACAACTACTTCTTCTATATTCCCAGAATATGCAACCACTGTACAAATCCGGGATGTTTGAGTGCCTGTCCCCGTGACGCGATATTCAAACGGGAGCAGGACGGTGTCGTGCTGGTCGACCTGGATCGCTGTCAGGGATACCGTTACTGTATCGCGGGATGCCCTTATAAAAAGATCTACTTCAACCCGAAAATCAGCAAGAGCGAAAAGTGCATCCTCTGCTTCCCGCGGGTTGAGAAGGGTCTGCCGCCGGCTTGTGCCCAGCAGTGTGTCGGCCGTATCCGTTTCGTCGGATTCCTCGACGACGAAGAGGGGCAGGTTTACAAACTGGTCCACAAATACAAAGTGGCCCTTCCGCTGCGCAGCGACTACGGAACTCAGCCCAACGTTTACTACGTGCCGCCGACGGAGGCACCGCCGAAATTCGATGCCGAGGGGCGCATCATCCCGGGCAGCAACCGTGTGCCGATCGAGGAGCTCGAAAAACTCTTCGGCAAAGAGGTGCATCAGGCGATGAAAACACTGCGTGCCGAAAAAGAGAAACGCAAGAAGACGGGAAAGAGCGAGTTGATGGATCTGCTTATCGCTTACAAACACGAAGATATGTTCCGACTCGATCAGAACTACTATCAGGGTATCGCGAAGAAGCAGGGACTTTCCCTCGCACCGATCGACAACCGGTACATGGCGGGTAAAAATACCGAGAACAAATACAAGTTTAAGGTGGTGGAATATGAATAAGCTATTATCTGCAGCCGTGGCTGTGGCGGTTGCCGCTACGGTGGTATCTGCCCAGAATGCCATCGTCGCACAAAAAACTAGCCGGGATGTCACCCATTTGACACCGA
This genomic interval from Hydrogenimonas urashimensis contains the following:
- a CDS encoding molybdopterin-dependent oxidoreductase, with the protein product MVNNKRRDFLKFSGVTAALVASQGSLFAKTGVISVENGKSNYPNTTYTEEMYRNEFSFTRGKKEDTGFAYHCVNCQGNCAWEVWSHNGVVTRENQSARYPSINAKIPDFNPRGCNKGVQHSQIMYEKDRILYPMKRVGERGEGKWKRISWDEAATEVAEKIFEVMTDPDRGPDKLMVHAGTGLLTEGRRGAPLRFSTQLGAVRIYPASYLGDMFSGAAVAYGEGNVGGTYDFMYNVDTSIFWGGNPSVSRIPDAHFVWEGKYNGAKVIIITPEFNASAKSADLWIPVKAGSDNILAMSVINVILKEKLYKPGFMKIFTDLPFLVRLDNQKLLRRSDMEHAKNEEEEEKFEEEFYAINAKTGKPVLMPGTEGSEHKTLRIEEFGIDPELEGTWSVKLANGETVKVTTVFEMLKKSAARFSPERTKHITGVHPDIVRELAHDIAKPKVVTITTGFSLNKYFNGMMTIWNISSICGLTGRMGPYGGLNTENEFSLSGLGALSGFGGKYKPRFGSGFVGEFVFGDGLKTFDQYFSDEDVRRAQNGMSKKDYMEIVQSLLKEGENNKGNLESHHGNVVKPWWQPEVALIVADSKFRRNKGSKYREAFLKKTKFFAYVDFRMSEAAVYADILLPAKSHYEVYDLRTSPGYHRFTNLAQPIANMKPVGEAKDEWSMFALLAKKLEEVANRPENKDKAKVPDSKAYCRTGFRDLANFHKEYTNTDEESEAAAEPYLGTDKLAVQAALEKCEQYEPWTMEKMYKAGGFLQLNEKAGKLSPLYADRPYYTFENTLYKFERLETISGRQTFYVDHPMFIKLGAATNTGMEGIRPVGGRYPFVLMTPHARWSIHSNYKQSRILQRLQRGVPYVQVNRVVAEKKGIKDGDTIRVFNNLGEFYAMAKVSSSCPPDGLVMEHGWEPYMYKFKKGHNEVVPTALNLLEMADGWGHLKFGGLWDGNQYAYDGAIDFEKANV
- a CDS encoding sulfurtransferase, whose amino-acid sequence is MKQWFKTLCFASLFSASVVMGAEKITIQPEEAIKLIGKPGYVFVCGDSETAYEGGHIKGAREMYAHHLHHADIMGNLHCEPLYQCPEHAEHYISSKGIKNSDVIIAYDNWRGPNATGVYSFFKSFGHEKVYVLDGGQDGIKALDPNQKIYNDLKMKSRKLKRAARKAKKAGDKAKAAELKAKVKELKAQMKQLEPKLLVQRGKEPHWEHTHYKIEKSKIRPEMLATTEEVYRAMQDILKNGNKSKYVIIDTRSMIEIIGERKMDNVARGGHIPGAKFIEWKKVTDFDRKKSFRTKEELKKMFESNGVTPDKTVYAYCQVGAGRGSEIITALELLGYKNVKVYSGAWDTWGNNMNLPIRR
- a CDS encoding 4Fe-4S dicluster domain-containing protein, translated to MSKRQLAMVMDLNKCIGCQTCTVACKTQWTNRNGREYMYWNNVETYPGSGYPKNWMELGGGFDAAGDLQAGIVPNIEADYGVPWDYNHDELQFGAQLKPNVEPTWGPNWDEDEGEGNFPNDNYFFYIPRICNHCTNPGCLSACPRDAIFKREQDGVVLVDLDRCQGYRYCIAGCPYKKIYFNPKISKSEKCILCFPRVEKGLPPACAQQCVGRIRFVGFLDDEEGQVYKLVHKYKVALPLRSDYGTQPNVYYVPPTEAPPKFDAEGRIIPGSNRVPIEELEKLFGKEVHQAMKTLRAEKEKRKKTGKSELMDLLIAYKHEDMFRLDQNYYQGIAKKQGLSLAPIDNRYMAGKNTENKYKFKVVEYE